In the genome of Vicia villosa cultivar HV-30 ecotype Madison, WI linkage group LG7, Vvil1.0, whole genome shotgun sequence, one region contains:
- the LOC131620318 gene encoding zinc finger CCCH domain-containing protein 20-like, with protein MMVGEHHRANPTVHVPPWNFHDDPTAEIYSSYFPDDGNAGAGDYSPYYLREALTALQRYLPSNELDADSDSDVLGRDSESPVDAYSCDHFRMYEFKIRRCARGRSHDWTECPYAHPGEKARRRDPRKFHYSGTACPDFRKGNCKKGDACEYAHGVFECWLHPARYRTQPCKDGTSCRRRVCFFAHTPEQIRLNVQQSTPRSLNSPDSYDGSPLRQTALPFLSSPISISPPELESPPISPMSKSLGSSSVNEMVASLRNLQLGKLKSMPVSRNLTFGSSFGSPRGSVLRPGFCSLPNTPTQKPNSGRVGVGYFDLWEQSCEEEPVMERVESGRDIRAKMFEKLSKENSMENSDSDSGMGQSGGAPDVGWVSELLK; from the coding sequence ATGATGGTAGGAGAACATCATCGAGCGAATCCAACGGTTCATGTGCCTCCATGGAACTTCCATGATGATCCAACGGCTGAGATTTATTCCTCTTATTTCCCTGACGATGGCAATGCTGGCGCCGGAGATTACTCTCCGTACTATCTCCGTGAAGCACTGACGGCGCTTCAGCGTTATCTTCCATCAAACGAGTTAGACGCCGATTCCGACTCGGATGTTCTTGGCCGTGACTCGGAGTCTCCGGTGGACGCTTACTCATGCGATCATTTCCGCATGTACGAGTTCAAGATAAGAAGATGTGCTCGTGGAAGATCGCACGACTGGACGGAGTGCCCGTACGCTCATCCCGGAGAGAAAGCACGCCGCCGTGATCCGAGGAAGTTTCACTACTCCGGCACGGCGTGTCCTGATTTTCGCAAAGGAAACTGTAAGAAAGGTGACGCATGTGAGTACGCGCATGGTGTTTTCGAGTGTTGGCTTCATCCTGCACGTTACCGTACTCAGCCATGCAAAGATGGTACTAGTTGCCGCCGTCGTGTTTGCTTCTTCGCTCACACACCGGAGCAGATCCGTCTCAATGTTCAACAGAGTACTCCACGGAGCCTTAACTCGCCGGATTCTTACGACGGTTCTCCACTGAGACAAACTGCTTTGCCGTTTCTGTCATCTCCGATTTCAATTTCTCCACCGGAGTTAGAGTCGCCGCCGATATCTCCGATGAGCAAATCATTAGGTTCAAGTTCAGTTAACGAGATGGTTGCTTCCTTAAGAAATTTACAGTTAGGGAAGTTAAAATCTATGCCGGTTAGTAGAAACCTTACATTCGGGTCAAGTTTCGGGTCACCAAGAGGATCCGTACTTCGACCCGGGTTTTGCTCTCTTCCTAATACACCTACACAAAAGCCTAATTCGGGTCGGGTTGGTGTTGGGTATTTTGATCTCTGGGAACAAAGTTGTGAGGAGGAGCCTGTTATGGAAAGAGTTGAATCTGGAAGAGATATAAGGGCTAAGATGTTTGAGAAACTAAGCAAAGAAAATTCAATGGAGAATTCGGATTCGGATTCGGGTATGGGTCAATCAGGTGGGGCTCCGGATGTTGGGTGGGTTTCTGAGTTGCTGAAATGA